A stretch of the Glandiceps talaboti chromosome 23, keGlaTala1.1, whole genome shotgun sequence genome encodes the following:
- the LOC144452900 gene encoding kyphoscoliosis peptidase-like isoform X1 encodes MGCSSSKTTVDKKSKVKPVTVGKGEIKLDGRQLKVEDTFWEDKKKLIPDYERMRLLDKHAVQAAKDLKNSPTELVNYLTSIADNDLEKFRVLFRWEAENVEYDVDSVYGNKGRGDNSPEGVLKNRMAVCEGYSGLFKWLCSLAGLETKCVSLSGVSKGADYQPGDPFELINGKIKTTHAWNKICVNGQWYLCDCTWAAGTVDFDENLGKRKYSRHWEESYFLSKPEMFASKHFPVDENGNSAPGEQLLKNPISDLNVWSDQPAREGAFFAFSMEAISHNQGLIEADENEVTIKLKSPFALQFWRKLQVLNPKGTTPRKGTNVSTHVMTYKTDDVINFRVRLPSQGDFVLDIGAKSLNITEELKSMREWAISYTIKGKGSTPKPAFPPGVSYDVWGTNAEFSSKGFQVIGLEEPIIRTNTGNAQVAVKLPNTQAPLLADLVHVSEGQADELPGRVCGEKNGQDVLYSIVLPYTGEYRFTIHAKLRPEENNDTYWQGANILIENSKPADVDEKFPERRGLWGPDEKFYELGLQEMGSPTRIIAEDGSCELKLAKHPDIQVIFDLEKNGRKYGDGAMYVFADTATDGSEVTFRARLPERGYYNLTLYAKNRNKEGSYPNVGFWLLESRSSWNGELYPLTANGSWGPAKHFLDLGLQVVDHKSSLIGAANGRCLLTIKAPEPITTTPYLEKNGARLPEDEKKNCINITSDDVSISYSLTLPESGFYKIELYGDLKGSSTLPYLGCWLINSLK; translated from the exons ATGGGATGCTCGTCTTCGAAAACGACGGTTGACAAAAAGAGTAAAGTAAAACCTGTTACTGTTGGGAAAGGTGAAATTAAACTTGATGGCCGGCAACTGAAAGTAGAAGATACTTTTTGGGAAGATAAAAAGAAGCTGATCCCGGATTATGAACGTATGAGGTTGCTAGACAAACATGCAGTTCAG GCTGCAAAAGACTTGAAAAATTCGCCAACCGAACTTGTCAATTATCTAACAAGTATTGCCGATAATGACCTGGAGAAGTTTCGAGTGTTGTTCCGATGGGAGGCGGAGAATGTCGAGTATGATGTTGACAGTGTCTATGGCAACAAAGGTAGAGGAGACAACTCACCAGAAGGAGTCTTAAAGAATAGAATGGCTGTATGTGAAGGCTATAGCGGTCTTTTCAAGTGGCTATGCTC TTTGGCAGGCTTAGAGACAaagtgtgtgtctctgtctggtGTCTCCAAAGGTGCCGATTATCAGCCCGGTGATCCATTTGAACTCATAAATGGAAAAATCAAAACAACGCATGCGTGGAATAAGATCTGTGTCAACGGTCAGTGGTATTTGTGTGACTGTACATGGGCTGCAGGGACAGTCG ACTTTGACGAAAATCTGGGCAAAAGGAAATACAGCAGACATTGGGAAGAGTCTTATTTTCTTAGCAAACCAGAAATGTTTGCCTCCAAGCATTTTCCTGTTGACGAAAATGGCAACAGCGCCCCTGGTGAACAACTTCTGAAAAATCCAATTTCTGACTTGAACGTGTGGTCTGACCAGCCTGCGAGAGAGGGTGCGTTTTTTGCGTTTAGTATGGAAGCAATTAGTCATAATCAAGGTTTAATTGAAGCAGACGAAAATGAAGTCACTATTAAACTAAAAAGTCCCTTTGCACTACAGTTTTGGAGGAAATTGCAAGTTCTGAACCCAAAAGGAACTACTCCCAGAAAAGGTACAAATGTATCGACTCATGTCATGACCTACAaaactgatgacgtcatcaatttCAGGGTAAGACTTCCGTCGCAGGGTGACTTCGTCCTGGACATTGGCGCCAAAAGTTTAAACATCACTGAAGAATTAAAGTCAATGCGTGAGTGGGCGATTTCGTATACTATCAAGGGAAAAGGTTCAACCCCTAAACCCGCCTTTCCACCTGGCGTATCATATGATGTATGGGGAACCAATGCCGAATTCTCATCTAAGGGTTTCCAAGTCATTGGACTCGAAGAACCAATCATCAGAACGAACACTGGGAATGCTCAGGTAGCCGTGAAGCTTCCAAACACACAAGCTCCCTTATTGGCTGATTTGGTTCACGTGTCTGAAGGTCAAGCAGACGAATTGCCAGGTCGGGTTTGTGGTGAGAAAAACGGACAGGATGTTCTGTATTCCATTGTCTTACCTTATACAGGAGAATATCGCTTCACAATACATGCAAAATTACGGCCCGAGGAAAACAACGACACATATTGGCAGGGAGCCAATATTCTGATCGAAAATTCAAAACCAGCCGACGTTGATGAGAAGTTCCCGGAAAGAAGAGGTCTTTGGGGTCCCGATGAGAAATTCTATGAACTGGGGTTACAAGAGATGGGATCTCCAACACGAATCATTGCAGAGGACGGGTCTTGTGAATTGAAGCTAGCAAAGCACCCCGACATACAAGTCATCTTTGATTTAGAAAAGAATGGGAGAAAATATGGTGATGGTGCAATGTATGTGTTTGCAGATACAGCAACAGACGGGTCGGAGGTAACATTCCGTGCCCGTCTCCCAGAACGAGGTTATTACAACCTTACACTCTATGCCAAGAATCGAAATAAAGAAGGCTCTTACCCAAACGTTGGGTTCTGGCTTCTAGAATCAAGGTCTTCATGGAATGGAGAACTGTACCCTCTCACTGCAAACGGATCATGGGGACCAGCTAAGCATTTCTTAGACCTAGGCCTACAGGTTGTCGACCACAAATCTTCATTGATTGGAGCTGCTAATGGTAGATGCTTACTAACTATAAAAGCGCCAGAACCAATCACGACCACTCCTTATTTGGAGAAAAATGGTGCCCGCCTTCCAGAAGACGAAAAGAAAAACTGCATCAACATCACAAGCGACGATGTTTCCATCAGTTACTCGCTAACACTACCAGAATCTGGTTTCTACAAAATTGAACTATATGGTGATTTGAAAGGAAGTAGTACCCTACCTTACCTTGGTTGTTGGCTGATTAACAGTCTCaagtaa
- the LOC144452900 gene encoding kyphoscoliosis peptidase-like isoform X2, which produces MFFHSCLTVNAAKDLKNSPTELVNYLTSIADNDLEKFRVLFRWEAENVEYDVDSVYGNKGRGDNSPEGVLKNRMAVCEGYSGLFKWLCSLAGLETKCVSLSGVSKGADYQPGDPFELINGKIKTTHAWNKICVNGQWYLCDCTWAAGTVDFDENLGKRKYSRHWEESYFLSKPEMFASKHFPVDENGNSAPGEQLLKNPISDLNVWSDQPAREGAFFAFSMEAISHNQGLIEADENEVTIKLKSPFALQFWRKLQVLNPKGTTPRKGTNVSTHVMTYKTDDVINFRVRLPSQGDFVLDIGAKSLNITEELKSMREWAISYTIKGKGSTPKPAFPPGVSYDVWGTNAEFSSKGFQVIGLEEPIIRTNTGNAQVAVKLPNTQAPLLADLVHVSEGQADELPGRVCGEKNGQDVLYSIVLPYTGEYRFTIHAKLRPEENNDTYWQGANILIENSKPADVDEKFPERRGLWGPDEKFYELGLQEMGSPTRIIAEDGSCELKLAKHPDIQVIFDLEKNGRKYGDGAMYVFADTATDGSEVTFRARLPERGYYNLTLYAKNRNKEGSYPNVGFWLLESRSSWNGELYPLTANGSWGPAKHFLDLGLQVVDHKSSLIGAANGRCLLTIKAPEPITTTPYLEKNGARLPEDEKKNCINITSDDVSISYSLTLPESGFYKIELYGDLKGSSTLPYLGCWLINSLK; this is translated from the exons ATGTTTTTCCATTCCTGCCTTACTGTAAAT GCTGCAAAAGACTTGAAAAATTCGCCAACCGAACTTGTCAATTATCTAACAAGTATTGCCGATAATGACCTGGAGAAGTTTCGAGTGTTGTTCCGATGGGAGGCGGAGAATGTCGAGTATGATGTTGACAGTGTCTATGGCAACAAAGGTAGAGGAGACAACTCACCAGAAGGAGTCTTAAAGAATAGAATGGCTGTATGTGAAGGCTATAGCGGTCTTTTCAAGTGGCTATGCTC TTTGGCAGGCTTAGAGACAaagtgtgtgtctctgtctggtGTCTCCAAAGGTGCCGATTATCAGCCCGGTGATCCATTTGAACTCATAAATGGAAAAATCAAAACAACGCATGCGTGGAATAAGATCTGTGTCAACGGTCAGTGGTATTTGTGTGACTGTACATGGGCTGCAGGGACAGTCG ACTTTGACGAAAATCTGGGCAAAAGGAAATACAGCAGACATTGGGAAGAGTCTTATTTTCTTAGCAAACCAGAAATGTTTGCCTCCAAGCATTTTCCTGTTGACGAAAATGGCAACAGCGCCCCTGGTGAACAACTTCTGAAAAATCCAATTTCTGACTTGAACGTGTGGTCTGACCAGCCTGCGAGAGAGGGTGCGTTTTTTGCGTTTAGTATGGAAGCAATTAGTCATAATCAAGGTTTAATTGAAGCAGACGAAAATGAAGTCACTATTAAACTAAAAAGTCCCTTTGCACTACAGTTTTGGAGGAAATTGCAAGTTCTGAACCCAAAAGGAACTACTCCCAGAAAAGGTACAAATGTATCGACTCATGTCATGACCTACAaaactgatgacgtcatcaatttCAGGGTAAGACTTCCGTCGCAGGGTGACTTCGTCCTGGACATTGGCGCCAAAAGTTTAAACATCACTGAAGAATTAAAGTCAATGCGTGAGTGGGCGATTTCGTATACTATCAAGGGAAAAGGTTCAACCCCTAAACCCGCCTTTCCACCTGGCGTATCATATGATGTATGGGGAACCAATGCCGAATTCTCATCTAAGGGTTTCCAAGTCATTGGACTCGAAGAACCAATCATCAGAACGAACACTGGGAATGCTCAGGTAGCCGTGAAGCTTCCAAACACACAAGCTCCCTTATTGGCTGATTTGGTTCACGTGTCTGAAGGTCAAGCAGACGAATTGCCAGGTCGGGTTTGTGGTGAGAAAAACGGACAGGATGTTCTGTATTCCATTGTCTTACCTTATACAGGAGAATATCGCTTCACAATACATGCAAAATTACGGCCCGAGGAAAACAACGACACATATTGGCAGGGAGCCAATATTCTGATCGAAAATTCAAAACCAGCCGACGTTGATGAGAAGTTCCCGGAAAGAAGAGGTCTTTGGGGTCCCGATGAGAAATTCTATGAACTGGGGTTACAAGAGATGGGATCTCCAACACGAATCATTGCAGAGGACGGGTCTTGTGAATTGAAGCTAGCAAAGCACCCCGACATACAAGTCATCTTTGATTTAGAAAAGAATGGGAGAAAATATGGTGATGGTGCAATGTATGTGTTTGCAGATACAGCAACAGACGGGTCGGAGGTAACATTCCGTGCCCGTCTCCCAGAACGAGGTTATTACAACCTTACACTCTATGCCAAGAATCGAAATAAAGAAGGCTCTTACCCAAACGTTGGGTTCTGGCTTCTAGAATCAAGGTCTTCATGGAATGGAGAACTGTACCCTCTCACTGCAAACGGATCATGGGGACCAGCTAAGCATTTCTTAGACCTAGGCCTACAGGTTGTCGACCACAAATCTTCATTGATTGGAGCTGCTAATGGTAGATGCTTACTAACTATAAAAGCGCCAGAACCAATCACGACCACTCCTTATTTGGAGAAAAATGGTGCCCGCCTTCCAGAAGACGAAAAGAAAAACTGCATCAACATCACAAGCGACGATGTTTCCATCAGTTACTCGCTAACACTACCAGAATCTGGTTTCTACAAAATTGAACTATATGGTGATTTGAAAGGAAGTAGTACCCTACCTTACCTTGGTTGTTGGCTGATTAACAGTCTCaagtaa
- the LOC144453124 gene encoding beta-1,3-galactosyl-O-glycosyl-glycoprotein beta-1,6-N-acetylglucosaminyltransferase 3-like, which produces MICPGIISGNVTSTNENITTSGLIIKNNITPDNMFVPITRNCSFFLHSEGYINKPVSQEEINFPLAFSIMIHTSAHQVEQLLRTIYRPHNIYCIHIDKKAPSELHTAMKAITSCLDNVFIAARLGRVVWGTITQVHAERSCQKELLVRNKKWKYLINLTGQEFPLKTNLEIVQILRQFHGENDIVTLALVVPDRTEVRHYIREDKLYRTEIRKTEPKPEGIVLYKGGVQSALTRPFVKFLHTRNIAQEFLIWLNDTAFPDEVFSQSLASLPEAPGGPGILGSAASVSRLIYWKTMPHCKGIFIRDVCIFSWQDLSWIVKQPQLFVNKLKVDFDALALQCLEEWINYRTFHPIEMNLNLYRAFANVRTAEALSNLEKWVN; this is translated from the coding sequence ATGATATGTCCTGGTATAATCAGTGGAAACGTGAcatcaaccaatgaaaatatcactacCTCAGGTTTAATAATTAAGAATAATATTACGCCTGATAACATGTTTGTACCAATTACACGCAATTGTTCcttctttcttcattcagaaGGATATATTAATAAGCCTGTTAGTCAGGAGGAGATTAATTTCCCCCTGGCCTTTAGCATAATGATACACACTTCGGCTCACCAAGTGGAACAGTTGTTGAGAACCATATACAGACctcataatatatattgtattcataTCGATAAGAAAGCTCCATCTGAACTACATACAGCCATGAAGGCGATAACTAGTTGCTTAGATAATGTATTCATAGCTGCACGTCTAGGTCGTGTCGTCTGGGGAACAATAACGCAAGTGCATGCAGAACGGAGCTGTCAGAAAGAACTTCTAGTACGAAATAAGAAAtggaaatatttgataaatctgACTGGACAGGAATTCCCTCTGAAAACTAAtctggaaattgttcaaatcctAAGACAATTCCACGGTGAAAATGATATAGTGACATTGGCATTGGTAGTCCCAGATAGAACAGAGGTAAGACATTACATCAGAGAAGATAAACTTTACAGGACAGAAATAAGAAAAACTGAACCAAAACCAGAGGGCATTGTACTTTACAAAGGAGGTGTACAGTCTGCACTCACACGTCCGTTTGTCAAATTTCTTCACACCAGAAACATTGCTCAGGAATTTCTTATTTGGTTGAACGATACCGCATTCCCAGATGAAGTGTTTTCTCAGAGTTTAGCCTCCCTCCCCGAAGCCCCAGGCGGACCTGGAATACTTGGTTCTGCCGCATCTGTTTCAAGATTAATATATTGGAAAACTATGCCCCATTGTAAAGGTATTTTCATCCGTGATGTATGTATCTTCTCGTGGCAGGATCTGTCCTGGATTGTTAAACAGCCACAATTGTTTGTCAATAAACTCAAAGTGGATTTCGATGCTTTAGCTTTGCAATGTCTAGAGGAATGGATAAACTATAGAACTTTCCATCCTATTGAGATGAACTTAAACTTATATAGGGCTTTTGCAAATGTTAGGACCGCAGAGGCTCTTAGCAACCTCGAGAAATGGGTAAATTAA